The following is a genomic window from Akkermansiaceae bacterium.
TCAGTCCGGCCTCCATCGCCTCTCCAGTTGCCGCTATCCGGGAAATAAAATACATCCCCCTGCGAGCATCACCAACGGCCATGGACTCCCCTACCGCCCCCACTGCTCCATGACTTCGCGCAACCGGAGTGGCGGCCAGCGAGCCGATCCCGACAGCCGGGCAACCACGGGCTATCGCCACGCCCTGGGCCGCAGCAATCCCTATCCGGGTGCCGCTGTAGCTTCCAGGCCCGGTGCCCACGACCACAGCCGTAAGCGCCCTGCCCTGGAGAGATTCCAGAGCCTCGCCCAGGCAGTCGAAGATCACCGAGTTATGGTTTCTATCACTGGTAAATCCCTGGTCAAACAGCCAGACGCCATCGCTCC
Proteins encoded in this region:
- the tsaB gene encoding tRNA (adenosine(37)-N6)-threonylcarbamoyltransferase complex dimerization subunit type 1 TsaB, producing METILAIETSVPEASIALWSDGVWLFDQGFTSDRNHNSVIFDCLGEALESLQGRALTAVVVGTGPGSYSGTRIGIAAAQGVAIARGCPAVGIGSLAATPVARSHGAVGAVGESMAVGDARRGMYFISRIAATGEAMEAGLMDAGEFAARLREAPGTALFTFDDPARLGLDEELASRVLRTRPEARLLIDVWLGLDESRRRELSHRPLSPSYLRAPFTSKAKSGHPLLRQD